One stretch of Astatotilapia calliptera chromosome 3, fAstCal1.2, whole genome shotgun sequence DNA includes these proteins:
- the LOC113018677 gene encoding probable serine/threonine-protein kinase clkA isoform X2, whose amino-acid sequence MVYIYVLDFNGNNVHFYANDNYRSCNHNHRSSNNNSFNYHCSTNNNYNSSSNNNICSHNYHHSYNYHSSAHNNICSNNYHSSSNNNISFHNYHHSYNYHSRAHNNICSNNCHSSSNNNIRSHNYRHSYNYHSSTNNNVCSHNYHHSYNYHSSTHNNICSNNYHSSSNNNISFHKYHHSYNYHSSAHNNICSNNYHSSSNNNIRSHNYRHSNNYHSSTHNNICSNNYHSSSNNNIRSHNYRHSYNYHSSAHNNICSNNCHSISNNNIRSHNYRHSYNYHSSTNNNVCSHNYHHSYNYHSSAHNNNCSNNCHSSSNNNIRSHNYRHSYNYHSSAHNNICSNNYHSSSNNNIRSHNYRHSYNYHSSTNNNVCSHNYHSSSNNNIRFHNYRHSYNYHSSAHNNICSNNYHSSSNNNIRSHNYRHSYNYHSSTNNNICSHNYHHSYNYYSSTHNNICSNNYHSSSNKYHSTSNNRSK is encoded by the exons ATGGTTTATATCTATGTCCTTGATTTTAATGG GAACAATGTCCATTTTTACGCCAATGACAATTACAGGAGCTGCAACCACAACCACAgaagctccaacaacaacagcttcaACTATCACTGCAGCACCAACAACAACTATaacagcagctccaacaacaacatctGCTCCCACAACTACCACCACAGCTACAACTACCACAGTAGTGCTCACAACAACATCTGCTCCAACAACTACcacagcagctccaacaacaacatctCCTTCCACAACTACCACCACAGCTACAACTACCACAGTAGGGCCCACAACAACATCTGCTCCAACAACTGCcacagcagctccaacaacaacatccGCTCCCACAACTACCGCCACAGCTACAACTACCACAGTAGTACCAACAACAACGTCTGCTCCCACAACTACCACCACAGCTACAACTACCACAGTAGTACCCACAACAACATCTGCTCCAACAACTACcacagcagctccaacaacaacatctCCTTCCACAAGTACCACCACAGCTACAACTACCACAGTAGTGCCCACAACAACATCTGCTCCAACAACTACcacagcagctccaacaacaacatccGCTCCCACAACTACCGCCACAGCAATAACTACCACAGTAGTACCCACAACAACATCTGCTCCAACAA CTACcacagcagctccaacaacaacatccGCTCCCACAACTACCGCCACAGCTACAACTACCACAGTAGTGCCCACAACAACATCTGCTCCAACAACTGCCACAGCATCTCCAACAACAACATCCGCTCCCACAACTACCGCCACAGCTACAACTACCACAGTAGTACCAACAACAACGTCTGCTCCCACAACTACCACCACAGCTACAACTACCACAGTAGTgcccacaacaacaactgctCCAACAACTGCcacagcagctccaacaacaacatccGCTCCCACAACTACCGCCACAGCTACAACTACCACAGTAGTGCCCACAACAACATCTGCTCCAACAACTACcacagcagctccaacaacaacatccGCTCCCACAACTACCGCCACAGCTACAACTACCACAGTAGTACCAACAACAACGTCTGCTCCCACAACTACcacagcagctccaacaacaacatccGCTTCCACAACTACCGCCACAGCTACAACTACCACAGTAGTGCCCACAACAACATCTGCTCCAACAACTACcacagcagctccaacaacaacatccGCTCCCACAACTACCGCCACAGCTACAACTACCACAGTAGTACCAACAACAACATCTGCTCCCACAACTACCACCACAGCTACAACTACTATAGTAGTACCCACAACAACATCTGCTCCAACAACTACCACAGCAGTTCCAACAAATACCACAGCACCTCCAACAACCGCTCTAAGTAG